The following proteins are encoded in a genomic region of Alnus glutinosa chromosome 8, dhAlnGlut1.1, whole genome shotgun sequence:
- the LOC133875604 gene encoding stem-specific protein TSJT1 produces the protein MLAIFHKAFAHPPEELNSPASYNGSTKPKLPEDTLKEFLSHHPHNTFSMSFGAAAVLAYVQPDRPSSLHQRLFCGFEDIYCLFLGSLNNIWSLNKQYGLTKGTNEAMFVIEAFRTLRDRGPYPADQVVKDFDGSFAFVVYDSKGGTVFAALGSDGGVRLYWGTAADGSVVISDDLEVIKAGCAKSFAPFPTGCMFHSEGGLMSFEHPMYRVKAMPRVDSEGAVCGANFKVDKYARVNSIPRVGSETNWTVWDSQ, from the exons ATGTTGGCTATATTTCACAAGGCTTTTGCTCACCCACCTGAGGAGCTTAACAGTCCTGCCTCTTACAATGGTAGCACGAAGCCTAAGCTTCCTGAGGATACTCTCAAAGAGTTCCTTTCTCATCACCCTCACAACACTTTCTCCATGAGCTTCGGAGCTGCCGCCGTGCTTGCCTATGTTCAGCCTGACCGTCCTTCCTCCCTTCATCAAAG GTTGTTCTGTGGGTTTGAAGATATATACTGCCTGTTCTTGGGGAGCTTGAATAACATATGGTCGCTGAATAAGCAGTATGGTCTAACAAAGGGAACAAATGAAGCCATGTTTGTGATCGAAGCTTTCCGTACCCTTCGTGACCGGGGTCCATACCCAGCTGACCAGGTTGTGAAGGATTTTGATGGGAGCTTTGCCTTTGTTGTCTATGATAGCAAGGGTGGAACCGTCTTCGCTGCACtg GGTTCTGATGGTGGAGTAAGACTATACTGGGGTACTGCAGCTGATGGGTCTGTGGTGATTTCTGATGATTTGGAGGTCATCAAAGCCGGCTGTGCCAAATCATTTGCTCCCTTCCCAACAG GGTGTATGTTCCACAGTGAGGGAGGGTTGATGAGCTTTGAGCATCCGATGTACAGGGTGAAAGCAATGCCAAGGGTAGATAGTGAAGGGGCCGTGTGTGGGGCGAATTTCAAGGTTGATAAGTACGCAAGGGTCAACAGCATTCCACGTGTGGGAAGTGAAACCAATTGGACCGTGTGGGACTCGCAATAG
- the LOC133874587 gene encoding ribosome biogenesis protein BRX1 homolog 1-like has translation MGKKRKHSETVVAPPKKDMSAAERPTRTLLGWKDKSEEVNKESVSTVFRNKEKVLVTCSRRINYRYRHLMLNVVSLLPHCKKDNKVESKASKGTTLNELVELKGGSSCLFFECRKHKDLYLWMAKCPNGPSVKFLVNAVHTMEELKLTGNHLKGSRPILTFSDNFDKDAHWKLLKEMIIQIFGIPKEHRKSKPYHDHVFVFSIVDDHIWFRNYQISVPHIESDKVARGGLENMTLVEVGPRFCLNPIKIFGGSFGGPTLYENPFYISPNQIRALEKRKKAGKYAKKVKAKTRRKMHELSNPLEPDEFADMWKE, from the exons ATGGGGAAGAAGAGAAAACACAGTGAGACGGTGGTGGCACCTCCTAAGAAGGATATGAGTGCTGCGGAGAGACCTACAAGGACACTCTTGGGTTGGAAAGACAAGAGTGAAGAAGTGAATAAAGAAAGTGTTTCCACTGTCTTCAGGAACAAAGAGAAGGTTTTAGTCACTTGCTCGCGCCGCATCAATTACAG GTACCGGCATTTAATGTTGAATGTGGTGTCACTTTTGCCACACTGCAAGAAGGACAACAAGGTCGAATCGAAGGCTAGTAAGGGCACCACTTTGAACGAGCTGGTCGAGCTAAAGGGTGGCTCTTCCTGTCTGTTTTTTGAG TGCAGGAAACATAAAGATCTTTATCTATGGATGGCAAAATGCCCCAATGGACCATCTGTCAAATTTTTAGTTAACGCTG TGCACACGATGGAGGAATTGAAGCTTACTGGAAATCATTTAAAAGGATCTCGTCCTATTTTGACTTTCTCAGACAATTTTGATAAAGATGCTCATTGGAAACTTTTGAAAGAGATGATAATTCAG ATATTTGGAATACCAAAGGAACACAGAAAATCTAAACCTTATCATGATCATGTGTTTGTTTTCTCCATTGTTGATGACCACATATGGTTTCGGAATTACCAG ATATCTGTACCTCATATTGAATCAGATAAAGTGGCTCGAGGGGGCCTAGAAAATATGACCCTTGTTGAG GTTGGTCCGCGATTCTGCTTGAACCCGATCAAGATATTTGGTGGCAGCTTTGGAGGCCCTACCCTATATGAGAATCCATTTTACATATCACCAAATCAG ATTCGAGCAttggagaaaaggaaaaaggctGGGAAGTATGCAAAGAAAGTCAAAGCAAAGACAAGGAGGAAGATGCATGAGCTATCAAATCCACTGGAGCCTGATGAGTTTGCAGATATGTGGAAAGAATGA
- the LOC133874983 gene encoding protochlorophyllide reductase, chloroplastic — protein MALQAASLVPSAFITPKEGKSGASSKDSSLFGVSFSDHLKADFSSSGLRCKREFNQRVGAVRAQTAATSAPAVNRAAPEGKKTLRKGSVVITGASSGLGLATAKALAETGKWHVIMACRDFLKAERAAKSAGIAKENYTVMHLDLASLDSVRQFVDNFRQSGRPLDVLVCNAAVYLPTAKEPTFSADGFELSVGTNHLGHFLLSRLLLDDLQKSDYPLRRLIIVGSITGNTNTLAGNVPPKANLGDLRGLAGGLNGLNSSAMIDGGGFDGAKAYKDSKVCNMLTMQEFHRRYHEETGITFASLYPGCIATTGLFREHIPLFRLLFPPFQKYITKGYVSEDESGKRLAQVVSDPTLTKSGVYWSWNKNSASFENQLSQEASDTDKARKVWEVSEKLVGLA, from the exons ATGGCTCTCCAGGCTGCTTCTCTGGTTCCCTCTGCCTTCATCACCCCAAAAGAG GGAAAATCCGGTGCATCCTCCAAGGACTCAAGTCTTTTTGGAGTTTCATTCTCAGACCATCTTAAAGCTGACTTCAGCTCTTCTGGTTTAAGGTGTAAG AGGGAATTCAACCAAAGAGTTGGGGCAGTGAGAGCTCAGACAGCGGCTACATCTGCTCCGGCAGTAAATAGGGCTGCACCAGAGGGGAAGAAAACTTTAAGAAAGGGCAGTGTGGTGATTACTGGTGCCTCCTCTGGACTGGGTCTGGCCACGGCTAAAGCTCTAGCTGAAACCGGAAAATGGCACGTAATTATGGCCTGCAGGGATTTCCTCAAGGCTGAAAGAGCTGCCAAGTCAGCTGGCATTGCCAAGGAAAATTATACCGTCATGCACTTGGACCTTGCCTCACTTGACAGTGTCCGCCAGTTTGTTGATAACTTCAGGCAGTCAGGCCGCCCGCTTGACGTGTTAGTCTGCAATGCAGCTGTCTATTTGCCAACTGCTAAGGAGCCTACATTTTCTGCTGACGGGTTTGAGCTTAGTGTTGGCACTAACCACCTCGGTCACTTCCTTCTCTCGCGGTTGCTGCTTGATGACTTGCAGAAATCCGACTACCCGTTAAGGCGTCTCATCATCGTTGGCTCAATTACAG GAAATACAAATACCTTGGCTGGGAATGTACCTCCTAAGGCCAACCTCGGGGACCTGAGGGGGCTTGCAGGGGGCTTAAATGGGCTAAACAGCTCGGCCATGATTGATGGTGGAGGCTTTGATGGTGCCAAGGCCTACAAGGACAGCAAAGTCTGCAACATGCTCACCATGCAAGAATTCCACAGGCGCTACCACGAGGAAACAGGCATAACATTTGCTTCCCTTTACCCTGGCTGCATTGCCACAACAGGCTTGTTTAGGGAGCACATCCCCTTGTTCAGGCTCCTCTTCCCTCCCTTCCAGAAGTACATCACCAAGGGCTATGTCTCCGAAGATGAATCCGGGAAAAGACTTGCTCAG GTTGTGAGTGATCCGACCTTAACAAAGTCTGGTGTTTACTGGAGCTGGAACAAGAATTCAGCTTCATTTGAAAACCAATTGTCTCAAGAAGCTAGTGACACAGATAAGGCTCGGAAGGTGTGGGAAGTCAGTGAGAAACTTGTTGGTTTGGCCTAA
- the LOC133874982 gene encoding lanC-like protein GCR2 gives MADRFFPNEMPHFVAEEADDEAASGRAKESLTKLLHLPYKSISERLQKSALDLKEAVVRETWGLRAKRVHDYTLYTGALGTAYLLFKAYQVTKNENDLKLCFEIVKACDSASRDSGRVTFICGRAGICALGAVIAKHSGDERLLERYLTQFKEITLPSDLPNELLYGRAGFLWACSFLNKHIGKDTISATQTRPVVDNMIKAGRRLSSKGKCPLMYEWHGKKYWGAAHGLAGILHVLMHMELKPDEVEDVKGTLCYILKSRYPSGNYPSSEGSESDRLVHWCHGAPGIALTLVKAAEVYGGKEFLQAAVDAGDVVWNRGLLKRVGICHGISGNTYVFLSLYRLTGNVEYLYRAKAFACFLLDRAQKLISEGKMHGGDRPHSLFEGIGGMAYLFLDMTEPSDARFPAYEL, from the exons atggctgACCGTTTCTTCCCAAATGAAATGCCACACTTTGTAGCAGAGGAAGCAGACGACGAAGCAGCCTCTGGCAGGGCCAAAGAATCACTCACGAAGCTTCTCCATCTTCCCTACAAATCAATCTCCGAGAGGCTCCAAAAATCAGCGCTGGACCTCAAAGAAGCG GTGGTGAGGGAGACATGGGGACTGCGTGCAAAGCGTGTGCATGATTATACTCTCTACACTGGTGCTCTTGGGACGGCTTACTTGCTATTTAAGGCTTACCAAGTTACCAAGAATGAGAATGATCTTAAATTGTGCTTTGAGATTGTCAAGGCTTGTGATTCCGCTTCTAGAGATTCagg GCGTGTGACATTTATATGTGGAAGGGCTGGCATTTGTGCTCTTGGGGCTGTCATAGCAAAACATTCTGGTGATGAAAGGCTGCTTGAGCGCTACTTGACACAATTTAAAGAG ATCACACTGCCTAGTGATTTGCCAAATGAATTATTATATGGGAGAGCAGGGTTCTTGTGGGCCTGTTCATTCTTAAACAAGCACATTGGTAAAGACACGATATCTGCTACCCAAACA AGACCTGTTGTGGATAACATGATAAAGGCTGGTAGACGACTATCAAGCAAGGGAAAATGTCCATTGATGTATGAATGGCATGGGAAGAAGTACTGGGGTGCTGCTCATGGACTTGCTGGGATTCTGCATGTTTTGATGCACATGGAGCTGAAACCAGATGAGGTGGAGGATGTCAAGGGCACGCTATGTTATATATTGAAGAGTCGTTACCCAAGTGGGAATTATCCTTCAAGTGAAGGAAGTGAATCTGACCGTTTAGTGCATTGGTGCCATGGTGCTCCTGGGATTGCTCTTACCCTTGTGAAAGCAGCTGAG GTTTATGGAGGTAAGGAGTTTCTGCAAGCAGCTGTGGATGCGGGAGATGTGGTATGGAACCGGGGTCTGCTTAAGCGAGTGGGAATTTGTCATGGCATCAGTGGGAACACATATGTGTTTCTTTCTCTCTACAGATTAACGGGTAATGTTGAATACTTGTACAGGGCAAAAGCATTTGCTTGCTTTTTGCTTGATAGAGCACAAAAACTTATATCAGAGGGGAAGATGCATGGAGGTGATCGCCCCCATTCACTATTTGAAGGTATTGGAGGAATGGCTTATCTTTTTTTGGACATGACTGAACCATCTGACGCCAGGTTCCCTGCTTATGAACTTTAA